One Synergistaceae bacterium DZ-S4 genomic region harbors:
- a CDS encoding biotin-dependent carboxyltransferase family protein — MELIVRKTGMLTSVQDLGRWGYQSSGVPVAGAMDLPALRLGNTMLGNPENAAALEVTLLGPEIEVRGDGAAVFAGADLGFSVNGKAEGSWNVVLLKDGDVITFKGLRGKGCRGNLCFAGGIDVIPVMGSRSTYMRAKIGGVEGRALKNGDVIKVGEPSPLWKRMGGFHIPEELHLTQDPEAPLALITGLQEDAFTEEGKKLLFESEYTITAESDRMGCRLEGPKIGHTEKGADIVSDAIPLGAVQIPGHGMPIIMLADRQTTGGYTKIGVLSPLSIEALVQKMPGNRVRFRKAEVCEGADEQKRISDAVRKVKELRASHVSRSGTKAAVPASATLPTHFKLTIDGKSYDITCEEIS; from the coding sequence ATGGAACTGATCGTCAGAAAAACCGGCATGCTTACATCCGTGCAGGACCTGGGACGCTGGGGATACCAGTCGAGCGGTGTTCCTGTAGCGGGAGCGATGGACCTTCCTGCCCTCAGGCTGGGGAATACGATGCTTGGAAACCCGGAAAATGCCGCAGCTCTTGAAGTCACACTCCTGGGACCTGAGATAGAAGTCAGAGGCGATGGAGCGGCAGTCTTCGCCGGGGCGGATCTGGGATTCAGTGTGAACGGGAAGGCAGAGGGATCCTGGAACGTTGTTCTGCTGAAGGACGGAGACGTGATAACTTTTAAAGGTCTCAGGGGGAAGGGATGCCGCGGGAATCTTTGTTTTGCCGGCGGGATAGATGTGATCCCGGTGATGGGGAGCCGTTCTACGTATATGCGAGCAAAGATCGGCGGAGTAGAGGGACGGGCCCTTAAGAACGGGGATGTCATAAAAGTTGGGGAACCTTCACCTCTTTGGAAGAGGATGGGTGGTTTTCATATTCCTGAAGAACTGCATCTGACACAGGATCCGGAAGCGCCTCTTGCGTTGATCACAGGTCTCCAGGAGGACGCGTTTACTGAAGAGGGTAAAAAACTGCTGTTTGAGTCGGAATACACTATCACCGCGGAATCCGACAGGATGGGCTGCCGCCTGGAAGGTCCGAAGATCGGGCATACGGAAAAGGGTGCGGACATAGTTTCTGACGCGATACCGCTTGGAGCGGTACAGATACCCGGGCATGGGATGCCAATAATAATGCTTGCGGACCGCCAGACGACCGGGGGCTACACGAAAATAGGAGTGCTCTCACCGCTTTCTATTGAAGCCCTTGTTCAGAAGATGCCGGGAAACAGAGTCCGTTTCCGGAAGGCAGAAGTATGTGAAGGGGCCGATGAACAGAAGAGGATCAGTGATGCGGTCCGGAAGGTAAAGGAACTTCGCGCCTCACACGTTTCACGTTCTGGTACCAAGGCCGCGGTGCCTGCTTCTGCAACTCTCCCGACGCATTTTAAGCTGACGATTGACGGAAAGAGCTACGACATAACCTGTGAAGAAATATCGTGA
- a CDS encoding putative hydro-lyase, with protein MTLPFDIAPYRHASPKEMRELIRKGEWTHPTSGLSHCHVQANMIVLPKDWAYDFLVFAQRNPKPCPILDVTEPGDGEAKLIAPGSDVRTDIPRYRVWENGVLKDEPTDVLKYWRDDLVAFLIGCSFSFEGALLEAGIPIRHMECGCNVPMYITNMQCHPAGRLSGPTVVSMRPVKHSQVVRAALCTGRFPAVHGAPVHVGDPAAIGIKDINRPEFGDPVEIREGEVPVFWACGVTPQAVVMNSKPPFAITHAPGHMFIADPKDSDYSTF; from the coding sequence ATGACACTGCCGTTTGATATAGCACCGTACCGCCACGCATCACCGAAGGAGATGAGGGAACTCATCAGAAAAGGTGAATGGACTCACCCGACATCAGGTCTTTCGCACTGCCATGTGCAGGCCAATATGATAGTGCTGCCCAAAGACTGGGCTTACGATTTTCTGGTTTTTGCCCAAAGAAATCCCAAACCCTGTCCGATACTGGACGTAACAGAGCCCGGCGACGGCGAGGCTAAACTCATAGCTCCGGGATCAGATGTAAGGACGGATATTCCAAGATACCGTGTATGGGAAAACGGTGTACTAAAGGACGAGCCGACAGACGTCCTGAAGTACTGGAGGGATGACCTTGTCGCATTCCTGATCGGCTGTTCCTTCTCGTTCGAGGGAGCCCTTCTGGAGGCAGGTATCCCGATCAGGCACATGGAATGCGGTTGCAACGTTCCTATGTATATAACGAACATGCAGTGCCATCCGGCAGGTCGCTTAAGCGGACCAACGGTGGTAAGCATGAGGCCTGTCAAACATTCACAGGTGGTAAGGGCCGCACTTTGCACCGGACGTTTCCCGGCAGTTCATGGAGCTCCCGTGCATGTTGGAGATCCGGCAGCAATAGGAATTAAGGATATAAACAGGCCTGAGTTCGGAGACCCTGTAGAAATAAGAGAGGGTGAAGTTCCTGTATTCTGGGCTTGCGGAGTGACTCCCCAGGCCGTAGTGATGAACAGCAAACCTCCCTTTGCGATAACTCATGCTCCCGGACACATGTTCATAGCAGACCCAAAGGATTCTGACTACTCGACATTCTAG
- the ygeW gene encoding knotted carbamoyltransferase YgeW: MRMDPFVKKLNDLNFSDMYENDFFLTWEKSRDELDAVFTVADALRCLRENNISPKVFDSGLGISLFRDNSTRTRFSFASACNMLGLEVQDLDEGKSQIAHGETIRETSNMISFMADVIGIRDDMYIGKGNAYMHQVVDAVKEGHRDGILEQRPTLVNLQCDIDHPTQAMADMLHMIHEAGGIEKLKGKKIAMTWAYSPSYGKPLSVPQGVVGLMTRMGMEVALAHPEGYEIMSEVEDIANENAKVSGGRFTKTNSMKEAFEGADFVYPKSWAPFKAMQKRTDLYGAGDHDGIRALEKELLAQNALHKDWECTEDMMKMTKDGKALYLHCLPADISGVSCEAGEVAASVFDRYRVPLFKQASFKPYIIASMIFLSKIRDPQKILSALEEQSSPRKVL; encoded by the coding sequence ATGAGAATGGATCCCTTTGTTAAAAAACTGAACGACCTGAATTTTTCAGATATGTATGAAAACGATTTCTTCCTTACATGGGAAAAGAGCAGGGATGAACTCGATGCTGTCTTTACCGTGGCAGACGCTCTCAGATGCCTCAGGGAAAACAACATCTCCCCGAAAGTCTTTGACAGCGGGCTCGGGATATCCCTTTTCCGCGACAACTCAACGAGGACCCGCTTCAGCTTCGCTTCTGCATGCAACATGCTCGGGCTGGAAGTCCAGGACCTTGATGAGGGCAAGTCGCAGATAGCACACGGCGAGACGATACGGGAGACTTCCAACATGATCTCCTTCATGGCTGATGTGATAGGAATAAGGGACGATATGTACATAGGAAAAGGCAATGCCTACATGCACCAGGTCGTCGATGCTGTCAAAGAGGGTCACAGGGACGGCATACTCGAACAGAGGCCGACGCTTGTCAACCTGCAGTGTGACATAGACCATCCCACGCAGGCAATGGCCGACATGCTCCATATGATCCATGAGGCAGGCGGCATTGAAAAGCTTAAAGGCAAAAAGATCGCTATGACATGGGCATACTCCCCATCCTACGGCAAACCCCTCTCTGTCCCCCAGGGCGTGGTGGGTCTGATGACAAGGATGGGCATGGAAGTTGCACTTGCCCACCCCGAAGGCTATGAGATCATGTCTGAAGTTGAGGATATCGCAAATGAAAACGCTAAGGTATCAGGCGGCAGGTTTACAAAGACAAACAGCATGAAAGAGGCTTTTGAGGGAGCCGATTTCGTCTACCCCAAAAGCTGGGCTCCCTTCAAGGCAATGCAGAAGAGGACAGATCTTTACGGAGCGGGCGATCATGACGGGATCAGGGCTCTTGAAAAGGAACTCCTTGCACAGAACGCCCTCCATAAGGACTGGGAATGCACCGAAGATATGATGAAAATGACTAAAGACGGAAAAGCCCTTTACCTGCACTGCCTCCCTGCAGACATCTCGGGGGTCAGCTGTGAGGCCGGAGAAGTGGCCGCTTCTGTATTTGACAGATACCGCGTGCCTCTGTTCAAACAGGCAAGCTTCAAGCCATACATAATCGCTTCAATGATATTTTTGAGCAAGATAAGGGACCCTCAGAAAATCCTGTCTGCCCTTGAAGAGCAGTCATCACCCAGGAAGGTTTTATGA
- a CDS encoding LamB/YcsF family protein — protein sequence MYKIDLNSDIGESFGAYCMGDDEAVMDAVTSANVACGFHAGDPLVMKKTIKNCAAKGVAVGAHPGYPDLVGFGRRNMKCTPEEEYADCLYQIGALSAFCRTNGLALQHVKPHGAMYNQAAKDPGLARAIARAVKDSGENIILMGLANSEFENAAKEMGVPFAAEAFADRGYMPDGSLVPRSQPGAIIHDVEEAAKRVVRMVTEGTVGAVDGTVINFRPQSICMHGDTPEAVDMAKTVRRELEAAGVKVTNLKEVVLG from the coding sequence ATGTACAAAATAGACCTGAACAGTGACATCGGAGAGAGCTTTGGAGCATACTGCATGGGAGATGATGAGGCTGTAATGGATGCGGTAACATCCGCCAACGTTGCATGTGGTTTTCATGCCGGCGATCCTCTCGTAATGAAGAAAACGATCAAAAACTGCGCCGCAAAGGGAGTTGCAGTCGGCGCGCATCCCGGATATCCCGACCTGGTCGGTTTCGGACGCCGGAACATGAAGTGTACTCCCGAAGAGGAGTATGCGGACTGTCTCTATCAGATCGGCGCACTGAGCGCCTTCTGCCGCACTAACGGACTGGCCCTGCAGCATGTCAAACCGCACGGAGCGATGTACAACCAGGCTGCGAAGGATCCGGGACTTGCAAGGGCGATAGCCCGTGCAGTAAAGGACTCGGGTGAGAACATTATACTGATGGGACTTGCAAACTCTGAATTTGAGAACGCTGCAAAAGAGATGGGTGTGCCATTCGCCGCGGAGGCATTCGCGGACAGGGGATATATGCCTGACGGTTCTCTGGTGCCGCGTTCACAGCCGGGAGCGATCATCCACGACGTTGAAGAGGCCGCTAAACGTGTTGTGCGTATGGTCACAGAGGGAACGGTCGGGGCTGTTGACGGTACAGTCATAAACTTCCGTCCCCAGTCGATATGCATGCATGGGGATACGCCGGAGGCAGTCGATATGGCGAAGACCGTCCGCAGAGAACTTGAAGCTGCCGGCGTAAAAGTTACAAATTTGAAGGAGGTCGTTCTGGGATGA
- the pxpB gene encoding 5-oxoprolinase subunit PxpB — MPVYINEPRYLTAGESCVVAEFADEIDRGANDAVMDLKRYVTGQNEIPIIECLPTYRSLAVYFDPTVVSAEDVVRVARKAPISKKSDAGTAMTEISIPVCYGGEYGPDILNVAEHAGISEEDVIKRHSAKVCHCYMIGFMPGFAYLGGMDESIATPRLTNPRTVIKGGSVGIAGKQTGIYPIDSPGGWQLIGRTPLRLFTPEASRATLIEAGYEVRFVPVSEEEYKKIEAEVAAGTYKPLITEAK, encoded by the coding sequence GTGCCTGTATATATAAATGAACCTAGATACCTAACGGCTGGTGAATCCTGCGTTGTCGCGGAATTTGCCGATGAGATCGACAGGGGAGCCAATGACGCGGTTATGGATTTGAAGAGATATGTGACGGGGCAGAATGAAATTCCGATAATAGAGTGCCTTCCGACATACAGATCGCTTGCCGTCTATTTCGATCCCACTGTGGTCAGCGCGGAAGATGTTGTCAGGGTTGCCCGGAAAGCTCCAATATCAAAAAAGTCCGATGCCGGAACGGCAATGACTGAGATATCGATACCGGTCTGCTATGGCGGAGAGTATGGTCCGGATATATTAAACGTAGCGGAGCATGCGGGGATATCGGAAGAAGATGTAATAAAAAGACACAGCGCCAAGGTATGCCACTGCTACATGATAGGCTTCATGCCGGGCTTTGCCTATCTTGGCGGCATGGACGAGAGCATAGCCACGCCCAGGCTGACAAACCCGCGCACTGTTATCAAAGGAGGAAGCGTAGGGATCGCCGGAAAGCAGACCGGGATATATCCGATAGACAGCCCTGGAGGATGGCAGCTGATAGGCCGGACGCCCCTCCGTCTCTTCACTCCTGAAGCCTCGCGCGCCACTTTGATAGAGGCAGGCTATGAAGTGCGCTTTGTTCCGGTGTCGGAAGAAGAATATAAAAAAATCGAGGCCGAAGTGGCTGCAGGGACATACAAGCCCCTCATAACGGAGGCGAAATAA